In Sphingobacteriaceae bacterium, the following proteins share a genomic window:
- a CDS encoding UDP-2,3-diacylglucosamine hydrolase, whose amino-acid sequence MRCEKHLTNQFLLVNSKKIYFASDFHLGVPSFENSLQREKLVCKWLDMVKHDAQEIFLVGDIFDFWYEYKYTVPKGNVRLLGKIAEITDSGIPVHFFVGNHDLWMKDYFTQELNVSVFHHPITRTFSNKVFYIGHGDGLGPGDKGYKLLRKIFASKTCQWLFSRLHPNLAFYIAKQSSKRKKEITGNEDEKFLGAENEWLFLYSRDYLKENKIDYFVFGHRHLPLDLDVDGKARYINLGEWIHYNTYAVFDGEKMELKAFEG is encoded by the coding sequence ATTAGATGCGAAAAACATCTTACAAACCAGTTTCTTTTAGTGAATTCAAAAAAAATATATTTTGCCTCCGATTTTCATTTAGGCGTTCCTTCCTTTGAAAACAGCCTGCAACGCGAAAAACTCGTTTGCAAATGGTTGGACATGGTAAAACACGATGCGCAGGAAATTTTTCTTGTCGGCGATATCTTTGATTTTTGGTACGAATACAAATACACCGTACCTAAAGGAAATGTGCGTCTGCTGGGCAAAATAGCAGAGATAACTGATTCCGGCATACCGGTGCATTTTTTTGTCGGTAACCACGATCTCTGGATGAAGGATTACTTTACGCAGGAATTAAATGTTTCTGTATTTCATCATCCTATTACAAGAACTTTCAGTAACAAAGTATTTTATATTGGTCACGGCGATGGACTTGGTCCCGGTGACAAAGGCTACAAACTTCTTCGTAAAATTTTCGCCAGCAAAACCTGCCAGTGGTTATTCAGTAGATTGCATCCCAACCTCGCTTTTTACATAGCCAAACAAAGCAGTAAGCGCAAAAAAGAAATTACCGGCAACGAAGATGAAAAATTTTTAGGCGCCGAAAACGAATGGCTGTTCTTGTACAGTCGCGACTATTTAAAAGAAAACAAAATAGATTATTTTGTTTTTGGTCACCGTCACTTGCCTTTAGATTTGGACGTAGACGGCAAAGCCCGCTACATCAACCTTGGAGAATGGATTCATTATAATACTTACGCAGTATTTGATGGCGAGAAAATGGAGTTGAAGGCGTTTGAGGGGTAG
- a CDS encoding AI-2E family transporter, which translates to MGGTTLNTAKINKSFFLSVIIIFALLLLFSMREFFTAFLGAIMFYVLFKPWMEFLVNKKKWKKGRAAILIVIVSFIIIMVPIFSFSSLVINKATPLVSHPENVKAYVETIQTKFNIEILSEKNIAELQSRAAGLASQALNMGLSVFSSITMMYFFLYFLLVGFNRIEAAIILFLPFDKRKIMLFGHELKAQTFSNAIGIPLIAVAQGLSAFVAYWVAGVPEAAFWAILTGFASIIPIVGTGLIWLPISIYLFAEGQTWQGVGVIAWSAIVMGSADNVIRFVLAKRMADVHPVITVLGVIMGLNYMGIPGLIFGPLLISYFVILIKIYYSTYRKQVKEKPEPDVTLELGVPFIYQKKFTTKR; encoded by the coding sequence ATGGGGGGTACAACATTAAATACAGCTAAAATAAACAAGTCGTTTTTTTTATCAGTGATTATCATTTTCGCTTTGCTATTACTGTTCTCTATGCGCGAATTTTTTACCGCGTTTCTGGGTGCAATTATGTTTTATGTGCTCTTTAAACCCTGGATGGAATTTTTAGTAAATAAGAAAAAATGGAAAAAAGGGAGAGCCGCGATTCTTATTGTAATTGTATCGTTTATCATCATCATGGTACCCATCTTTTCTTTTTCAAGTCTCGTAATTAACAAAGCAACGCCACTTGTCTCTCATCCCGAAAACGTAAAAGCTTACGTAGAAACTATCCAAACAAAGTTTAATATTGAAATCCTTTCTGAAAAAAATATTGCAGAGCTTCAATCGCGCGCCGCAGGACTCGCAAGTCAGGCGTTAAACATGGGCCTCTCTGTTTTTTCTTCCATCACCATGATGTATTTTTTCCTGTACTTTTTATTAGTGGGCTTTAATCGTATTGAAGCCGCTATTATTTTATTTCTTCCTTTCGACAAAAGAAAAATTATGCTTTTTGGCCACGAATTAAAAGCACAAACTTTCAGTAATGCTATTGGCATTCCCCTAATTGCGGTAGCGCAAGGCCTGAGCGCCTTTGTCGCTTATTGGGTAGCCGGAGTGCCGGAAGCTGCGTTCTGGGCGATTCTTACAGGTTTTGCTTCTATTATCCCTATTGTTGGAACGGGTTTGATCTGGTTGCCTATCTCTATTTATTTATTCGCAGAAGGACAAACCTGGCAGGGTGTTGGCGTTATTGCCTGGAGCGCTATCGTTATGGGCAGCGCCGACAATGTCATTCGTTTTGTACTTGCCAAACGTATGGCCGATGTGCATCCTGTTATAACGGTTCTGGGTGTGATCATGGGTTTAAATTACATGGGAATTCCGGGATTGATCTTTGGTCCACTGTTGATTTCGTATTTCGTGATCCTGATTAAGATTTATTATTCGACTTACCGCAAACAGGTAAAAGAAAAACCAGAGCCCGATGTAACGCTGGAATTAGGTGTGCCCTTTATTTACCAAAAGAAGTTTACGACGAAGCGGTGA
- a CDS encoding branched chain amino acid aminotransferase yields the protein MTSTIDIKVEKIKKSRVSEYDINNVAFGKCFSDHMFVAEYSDGKWQKAEITPYQDVPMSYAMSALHYGQAIFEGMKAYKNDKGEVSMFRAPDNFKRLNKSAVRMAMPEIPEDLFMNGLMELIRLDSAWVPSSETGSLYIRPFLIATDEAIGVKISDTYKFVIITCPAGKYYSEPIKVLVETNYYRAVKGGVGFVKAAGNYGRSLYPTKLAQQKGYQQVIWTDSETQQYFEESGTMNVMFVIGDTLLTPGLSDTILDGVTRSSVLALARDWGMKVEERKVSIKEVFEAIEAGTLKEVFGCGTAATIAQIIGIGHNGKDYALPPVAERKFSPRVDDTLRAIRKGKMEDKHGWMMKVPS from the coding sequence ATGACTAGTACTATAGACATTAAAGTAGAAAAGATTAAGAAAAGTCGTGTTTCAGAATACGATATAAATAATGTTGCTTTTGGTAAATGTTTCAGCGATCACATGTTCGTTGCTGAATACTCCGATGGCAAGTGGCAGAAAGCAGAAATCACTCCGTACCAGGATGTGCCGATGAGTTATGCAATGAGTGCGCTCCATTACGGACAGGCAATCTTCGAAGGAATGAAAGCCTACAAAAACGATAAGGGCGAGGTTTCGATGTTCAGAGCTCCTGATAACTTCAAACGTTTAAATAAAAGTGCTGTACGTATGGCAATGCCTGAAATTCCTGAAGATCTGTTCATGAATGGCTTGATGGAATTAATTCGTTTAGATTCAGCCTGGGTTCCTTCCAGTGAAACGGGAAGTCTTTACATTCGTCCGTTTTTAATTGCTACGGACGAAGCCATTGGTGTAAAAATCAGTGACACTTATAAATTTGTGATCATCACGTGCCCTGCCGGTAAATATTACAGCGAGCCAATTAAAGTTTTAGTAGAAACAAATTATTACCGTGCTGTAAAAGGTGGGGTAGGCTTTGTAAAAGCAGCAGGTAACTACGGAAGAAGTTTGTATCCTACAAAATTGGCGCAACAAAAAGGGTACCAACAGGTAATCTGGACCGATAGCGAAACGCAGCAGTATTTTGAAGAAAGCGGAACCATGAACGTGATGTTTGTGATTGGAGATACACTTTTAACGCCGGGCTTGAGCGATACTATTTTAGATGGTGTTACACGTAGCTCTGTGCTTGCTTTGGCGAGAGACTGGGGTATGAAAGTAGAAGAACGTAAAGTAAGTATTAAAGAGGTTTTTGAAGCTATTGAGGCAGGAACCCTGAAAGAAGTTTTCGGTTGTGGTACAGCGGCAACGATTGCGCAAATAATTGGCATCGGTCATAATGGAAAAGATTATGCTCTACCGCCGGTAGCAGAACGTAAGTTCTCACCACGTGTGGATGATACCTTGCGTGCGATTCGCAAAGGAAAGATGGAAGACAAACACGGATGGATGATGAAGGTGCCTTCGTAA
- a CDS encoding RNA polymerase: MKDSQIIELLQGNHYAKVSEKLYGYFPVIKKFVLKNSGSRQDAEDIYQEALIILIRKLKTPDFVLTSSLTTYLYSICRFLWSERLKKQSKRIEVDLETTQQASAEHHLETLYKTESENTLAEKAFHQLGEKCKQLLLLFYFKKMSMRDIAAKLNFGSEKVAKNQKYRCIEKAKENLQILKTSGHE; this comes from the coding sequence ATGAAAGACAGCCAGATAATTGAATTGCTACAAGGCAATCACTACGCTAAGGTCAGCGAAAAGCTCTACGGCTACTTCCCTGTTATAAAAAAATTCGTCTTAAAAAACAGCGGTAGCAGACAAGATGCAGAAGATATATACCAGGAGGCACTTATTATCCTGATCCGGAAACTAAAAACACCCGACTTTGTTTTGACAAGTAGTCTGACTACTTATTTGTACAGCATTTGTCGCTTTTTGTGGAGCGAGCGCCTTAAAAAGCAAAGCAAGCGGATAGAAGTTGATTTAGAAACAACTCAGCAAGCATCTGCCGAACATCACTTAGAAACCCTTTACAAAACAGAATCGGAAAATACACTGGCGGAAAAAGCTTTCCACCAGCTGGGAGAAAAATGTAAGCAATTGCTTTTGCTCTTTTACTTTAAAAAAATGTCCATGAGAGACATTGCCGCGAAGCTGAACTTTGGTTCAGAAAAAGTGGCTAAAAATCAAAAGTACAGGTGCATTGAAAAAGCGAAAGAAAATTTACAAATCTTAAAAACTTCCGGTCATGAATAA
- a CDS encoding GDP-mannose pyrophosphatase NudK, which yields MKSKMKLQKTEILSSDKYLLKKITYDYLRNDGKSQVQSREVYDRGNAATILLYNKEKKSVILTRQFRLPTFLNGNENGMLIEACAGMLDKDSPEEAIKREAEEETGYKITEVRKVFEAYTSPGSLTELLYFFIAEYSKDLKVAEGGGLEEEHEEIEVLELDIEKSMQMIESGEIKDAKTIMLLLYIRLHKIL from the coding sequence ATGAAAAGTAAAATGAAACTTCAGAAAACAGAAATCCTTTCTTCTGATAAATACCTTCTTAAAAAAATAACTTACGACTATTTGCGAAATGATGGTAAAAGCCAGGTGCAGAGCCGGGAAGTTTATGATCGTGGGAATGCTGCTACGATATTACTGTACAACAAAGAGAAAAAGTCAGTGATTCTCACAAGACAATTTCGTCTCCCTACTTTTTTAAATGGTAACGAAAACGGAATGCTCATTGAAGCATGTGCCGGCATGTTGGATAAAGATAGTCCGGAAGAGGCCATAAAACGTGAGGCAGAAGAAGAAACAGGCTATAAGATCACAGAAGTTAGAAAGGTCTTTGAGGCATACACTTCGCCCGGCTCTTTAACAGAATTGCTTTATTTTTTTATTGCTGAATATTCAAAGGACCTGAAAGTGGCCGAAGGCGGAGGATTGGAAGAAGAACATGAAGAGATTGAGGTTTTAGAATTGGATATAGAAAAAAGCATGCAAATGATAGAAAGTGGCGAAATTAAGGATGCCAAAACGATTATGCTGCTGCTGTATATCAGGTTGCATAAGATTTTATAG
- a CDS encoding riboflavin biosynthesis protein RibD, protein MGKVILDMSMSLDGFIGNQKQKYIYPIEEIKKTPQLKQLIKNAGAVIMDIEAYDLSEGDFTDYEYQVPVFVICKKAPAKTTKGTNENLKFHFITTGIESAVEKAKTAAKSKNVMVIGLAEAAQESLKAQKIDELIIRIIPVLLGKGVRLFENLGKEAIPLKILNSEKYLAHTDITFKIQK, encoded by the coding sequence ATGGGAAAAGTAATTTTAGACATGTCTATGTCATTGGACGGTTTTATCGGCAATCAGAAGCAAAAGTACATTTACCCCATTGAGGAAATTAAGAAAACACCCCAATTAAAGCAACTCATAAAAAATGCAGGAGCTGTAATTATGGATATAGAGGCCTATGACCTTTCTGAGGGCGATTTTACAGACTATGAATACCAGGTTCCTGTTTTCGTTATCTGCAAAAAGGCACCTGCCAAAACTACAAAAGGAACAAACGAAAATTTAAAGTTTCATTTCATTACTACGGGCATTGAGAGCGCCGTTGAAAAAGCAAAAACTGCGGCTAAGTCTAAGAATGTTATGGTAATTGGTCTGGCTGAAGCGGCGCAGGAGTCGTTAAAGGCGCAGAAAATTGATGAATTAATTATCCGTATTATCCCAGTTCTCTTGGGAAAGGGTGTTCGTCTTTTTGAAAATTTGGGTAAAGAGGCTATCCCTCTAAAAATCCTGAATTCCGAAAAATACCTTGCGCATACCGACATTACTTTTAAAATTCAAAAGTAA
- a CDS encoding damage-inducible protein DinB, which yields MDKISNYARQHYEFVKDSRSVLLNYCQTIRGEDFTRENSAFGRGGSMRNLLVHITNVYEYWVAEVGLNKSVKFSDCASFETPDDINELFVTVNSYMDELIVKLEDPDFLVTYVLHDDKKHVTLFKLFSHVISHEYHHKGQILSISRQLGYTPVDTDMIR from the coding sequence ATGGATAAGATTTCAAACTATGCAAGGCAGCACTACGAATTTGTAAAAGATTCGCGGAGTGTTCTTCTGAACTATTGCCAGACAATTCGGGGGGAAGATTTTACAAGAGAAAACTCAGCATTTGGTCGCGGTGGCAGCATGCGAAATTTGCTGGTGCATATCACCAATGTTTATGAATATTGGGTTGCAGAAGTCGGGTTGAATAAGAGTGTTAAGTTCTCGGACTGTGCATCCTTTGAAACACCTGACGATATAAATGAACTATTCGTTACTGTAAATAGTTATATGGATGAACTTATCGTTAAATTAGAAGATCCCGATTTCCTGGTAACCTATGTATTACATGATGATAAAAAACACGTAACGCTTTTTAAACTTTTTAGTCACGTTATAAGCCACGAGTATCATCACAAGGGTCAGATTTTATCTATCAGTCGCCAGTTAGGTTACACACCGGTAGATACTGATATGATCCGATAG